Proteins encoded within one genomic window of Dyadobacter chenhuakuii:
- a CDS encoding Ppx/GppA phosphatase family protein yields the protein MKRLTVAGRLIITAIIIGAIFLGYKYLGGEKALNQMAEDRAQSPQTEASNTNPDMPSAETPAENSEATSTEVSAFSYTPPAPVDGKLRGVVELGASGFNSFIIKVDKEKRWSLEKSEFGNSLVTENMATDEDVRIGLKKYIGGMLDYGVASKDIHFVVSSGAAKADVTVKITRVLKSLGYVVNQVTAEQEGQLALKSVLPADYAGKAFVVDIGSGNTKISWIENGKVSALESYGAKYFQEGTDDSKVYQEVSAKAKQIPEDLRKTCFIIGGVPFEMAKESRKGKERFTTLSAPLAYSKLTNAKSKAGVNIYKAVTDATGCQQFVFDWDANFTIGFLLGL from the coding sequence ATGAAAAGACTAACAGTTGCAGGCCGGTTGATCATTACCGCTATCATTATTGGGGCCATATTCTTAGGTTATAAATATCTCGGCGGCGAAAAAGCCCTGAACCAAATGGCCGAAGATCGTGCGCAAAGTCCGCAAACGGAAGCGAGTAACACCAACCCAGATATGCCTTCGGCCGAGACGCCTGCGGAAAATTCAGAAGCAACTTCCACAGAAGTTTCAGCATTCAGTTACACACCGCCAGCGCCAGTGGATGGCAAATTACGCGGTGTTGTTGAGCTGGGAGCAAGCGGTTTCAACTCATTCATTATTAAGGTTGACAAAGAAAAACGCTGGTCTCTTGAAAAATCAGAATTCGGAAACAGTCTTGTGACCGAAAATATGGCAACGGACGAAGACGTCAGAATTGGCCTGAAAAAGTACATTGGCGGAATGCTGGATTACGGCGTGGCCAGCAAAGACATTCACTTCGTAGTGAGTTCAGGTGCTGCGAAAGCAGATGTTACTGTAAAAATAACGCGTGTTTTGAAATCGCTCGGATACGTGGTGAACCAGGTTACCGCCGAGCAGGAAGGGCAGCTGGCTTTGAAATCAGTATTACCAGCTGACTATGCTGGCAAAGCATTCGTGGTTGACATTGGCTCCGGAAACACAAAAATCTCATGGATTGAGAATGGAAAAGTTTCTGCGCTTGAATCATACGGAGCCAAATATTTCCAGGAAGGAACAGACGATTCCAAAGTGTACCAGGAAGTAAGCGCGAAGGCCAAACAAATTCCTGAGGATTTGAGAAAGACCTGCTTCATCATTGGCGGCGTTCCCTTCGAAATGGCCAAAGAATCGCGCAAAGGAAAAGAGCGCTTCACCACACTGAGCGCGCCGCTCGCTTATTCGAAATTGACGAACGCGAAATCGAAAGCGGGTGTGAACATTTACAAAGCAGTAACAGATGCAACTGGCTGTCAGCAATTTGTATTCGACTGGGATGCAAACTTTACAATCGGCTTCTTGTTAGGATTATGA
- a CDS encoding DUF6364 family protein, with protein sequence MKTTKEPKVKLTLSVKKSAIDNAKKYAQLDGSSLSSIVEDYLVEYSKSNKAENQSDFKNSLAYQLMGCAKGGPLDNMTDDEIKDIRMKDRYGL encoded by the coding sequence ATGAAAACTACAAAAGAACCAAAGGTTAAGTTGACGCTAAGTGTCAAAAAATCGGCCATCGATAATGCCAAAAAGTATGCGCAGTTGGATGGTTCATCGCTTTCCAGCATTGTAGAGGACTATTTGGTTGAATACTCAAAATCAAATAAGGCTGAGAACCAATCCGATTTTAAAAATTCCCTAGCCTATCAGCTTATGGGATGTGCGAAAGGCGGGCCGCTGGACAACATGACCGATGATGAAATCAAGGACATTCGCATGAAAGACCGTTACGGCTTATGA
- a CDS encoding PIN domain-containing protein, with protein sequence MRLFFDTNVLLDHALMRQTGQPVEISYIIFWALQNDVQIVISSGSIYTFTYVLHRQGIRGERLKMQIEQYLTMFHICKTDKQVFMDGLNSSFKDLEDSYQYMNALKDGCDHLITSNISDFKPFAKDASQIFSPRDFVANVIGAKEGIDF encoded by the coding sequence ATGAGGCTGTTTTTTGATACAAATGTCCTGCTAGATCATGCCCTTATGCGCCAGACTGGACAGCCTGTCGAGATCTCTTACATTATTTTTTGGGCGTTGCAAAACGATGTTCAGATCGTAATATCCTCCGGCTCCATTTATACATTTACCTATGTTTTGCACAGACAAGGCATTAGGGGAGAAAGATTAAAGATGCAAATTGAGCAATATCTTACGATGTTCCACATCTGTAAAACGGATAAACAAGTCTTTATGGATGGTTTGAACTCTTCATTCAAAGACCTTGAAGACTCCTATCAATATATGAATGCTTTAAAAGATGGGTGCGATCATCTCATCACTTCTAATATTTCTGATTTTAAGCCTTTCGCCAAAGACGCCAGCCAGATTTTTTCTCCAAGAGATTTTGTAGCCAATGTCATAGGCGCAAAGGAAGGCATCGACTTTTAA
- a CDS encoding HsdM family class I SAM-dependent methyltransferase: MASQTRTYGKKKLLGQVYTPLHIVKKILQDSGFYDADLAHKKILDPACGDGRFLVPIVEHIIKTTPSHQLTDRLNQIYGWDIDPDALESCRKNLDALTDPLGLSINWNLKLCDALKQFRKRMKFDFILGNPPYIRIQHLPIAQRIFIQFHYAFCKKGSTDAYLAFFELSVKLLSPGGICGFITPNGFLTSETGKPLRSYFQQERNVKQITNYGSVPIFGNTATYSAIVIFGNLDQVQFTFEQCESANLQYKKRDIHFSELAASKPWQLSVKRSEHINGQRLGDICQISVGLTTLADAYYLFTIIGEDSNLIYAQNKNGMQVVLEKDILRPIIKASKLKSSADPVTEYILFPYQKDAAGKQRIIPENVLQDQFPQTYSYFLKVKPALDRRDNGKVNAVAWYAFGRAQGLDSTFGKKIVFSPMNRAPNFVLYENPEVTIYSGYFIKYDGDYEALLTQLNSPRMAEFIDVAGRDFQGGYKGYNKKIIENFIITLTE; the protein is encoded by the coding sequence ATGGCTTCTCAAACACGCACTTACGGAAAGAAAAAACTCCTCGGCCAGGTTTATACGCCGCTTCATATTGTTAAAAAAATCCTTCAAGATTCCGGGTTTTATGATGCTGATCTGGCCCACAAAAAAATCCTGGACCCTGCTTGCGGCGATGGAAGATTTCTGGTTCCTATCGTTGAACACATTATCAAGACGACTCCTTCGCACCAACTTACTGATCGTCTAAACCAGATTTATGGCTGGGACATTGATCCGGATGCTTTGGAAAGTTGCAGGAAAAATTTGGATGCGCTGACCGATCCATTGGGTCTTAGTATCAACTGGAATCTAAAACTTTGCGATGCGCTCAAACAATTTCGAAAGCGTATGAAGTTTGATTTCATTTTGGGGAATCCGCCCTACATTCGCATCCAGCATCTTCCAATTGCGCAAAGAATATTTATCCAATTCCACTACGCCTTTTGTAAAAAAGGCTCTACGGATGCATATTTGGCGTTTTTCGAGCTTTCTGTAAAACTGCTTTCTCCGGGCGGGATCTGTGGATTTATCACGCCCAATGGCTTCTTAACCTCCGAAACGGGGAAACCGCTTCGCTCCTATTTTCAGCAGGAACGAAATGTAAAGCAAATTACCAATTACGGATCGGTTCCCATTTTCGGCAATACAGCAACTTATTCGGCGATCGTGATCTTTGGAAATTTGGATCAAGTACAATTCACATTTGAACAATGTGAAAGCGCTAATTTACAATACAAAAAAAGAGATATCCACTTTTCTGAACTAGCTGCATCGAAGCCTTGGCAGTTGTCGGTGAAGCGTTCTGAGCACATTAATGGGCAACGATTAGGCGACATATGCCAGATTTCCGTGGGCCTTACCACATTAGCTGATGCATACTACTTGTTTACGATCATTGGGGAGGACTCAAATCTTATTTACGCCCAAAACAAGAACGGAATGCAGGTTGTTTTGGAAAAAGACATCCTCCGACCCATCATTAAAGCTTCTAAATTGAAATCTTCGGCGGATCCGGTGACAGAATATATTTTGTTCCCTTATCAAAAAGATGCCGCTGGCAAACAGCGCATTATACCTGAAAATGTCCTTCAAGACCAATTTCCTCAAACTTATTCCTATTTTCTTAAAGTAAAACCTGCCCTGGATCGTCGTGATAATGGGAAGGTCAATGCAGTTGCATGGTATGCATTTGGCCGTGCACAGGGATTAGACAGCACATTTGGTAAAAAAATCGTGTTTTCGCCAATGAACCGCGCTCCGAATTTCGTGCTTTATGAAAATCCGGAGGTGACTATTTATTCGGGATATTTTATAAAATATGATGGCGATTATGAAGCGCTGCTGACCCAACTAAACTCCCCACGAATGGCCGAATTTATCGATGTAGCGGGTCGAGATTTTCAGGGCGGTTATAAAGGTTATAACAAAAAGATCATCGAGAATTTTATCATAACCTTAACTGAATAG
- a CDS encoding TetR/AcrR family transcriptional regulator — MRTRDINKETVIREKAIEMIVDQGFEGLSMHKLAKAAGVSVATIYIYFKDREDLIQQLYAEEMQKMVEATLRNFDPESHFDDGLKVQWLNRMNYCFENPYSMFFTEQVKHSPLVDRSNIDTRFLNAMHRFVNRAIERNEIIPLPVEIYWSIAFAPLYQLVKFHIAKSSMPGRPLFVLDEEKINLTLGLVIKALKP, encoded by the coding sequence TTGAGAACCAGAGACATTAACAAAGAAACGGTCATTCGGGAAAAGGCGATTGAAATGATCGTTGATCAAGGATTTGAAGGTTTAAGCATGCATAAGTTAGCGAAAGCGGCAGGCGTTTCGGTGGCGACAATTTACATTTACTTCAAAGACCGCGAAGACCTGATCCAGCAGCTGTATGCCGAGGAAATGCAAAAAATGGTGGAGGCCACTTTACGCAATTTTGATCCCGAATCCCACTTCGATGATGGCTTGAAAGTGCAGTGGCTTAACAGGATGAATTATTGTTTCGAGAATCCATACAGCATGTTTTTTACGGAGCAAGTCAAGCATTCGCCCTTGGTCGACCGGTCCAATATTGACACGCGGTTCCTGAATGCGATGCACCGGTTTGTAAATCGGGCCATTGAAAGAAATGAAATCATTCCGTTGCCGGTTGAAATTTACTGGTCGATCGCTTTCGCCCCACTGTATCAATTAGTGAAATTTCACATTGCAAAATCAAGTATGCCGGGTCGGCCGCTATTTGTTTTGGATGAAGAGAAGATAAATCTGACGCTAGGCCTGGTTATCAAAGCTTTAAAACCTTGA
- a CDS encoding MFS transporter: MTESKPSTFSGYEKFIIAILATLQFTIVLDFMVLSPLGYILLDKLDITTSQFGLVVSAYAFSAGAAGLLTAGFADKFDRKKMLLFFYTGFIIGTFLCGIAPTYHFLLMARVFTGLFGGVIGSISFAIITDLFPINARGRVMGFVQMAFASSQVLGIPIGLYLAKEFSWHAPFLMIVGLSLVVGFLIVTYMKPINAHLKIQTQSNAFQHLGKTLSRPEYLQGFAATTLLATGGFMLMPFGTAYGVNNLGIQEAQLPTLYMITGLCMLVFSPFIGKLSDKIGKYKVFLAGSAITCVMTLIYCNLSVTPLWIIIILNVLLFLGITGRMISASALMTAVPEPQDRGAFMGINSSIQQIAGGLASLLAGFIVSETSTGFIEHYPTLGNVVVVAVVVTALLMYRIHRYVTAKVLASSAHDVVKPSV; encoded by the coding sequence ATGACAGAATCTAAACCAAGCACATTTTCGGGCTATGAAAAGTTTATTATAGCCATTTTAGCCACATTACAATTCACGATCGTACTGGATTTCATGGTGCTTTCGCCATTGGGATACATTTTACTCGACAAGCTCGACATCACTACGAGCCAGTTCGGGCTCGTGGTATCGGCCTATGCGTTCAGCGCGGGCGCGGCCGGCCTACTTACGGCGGGATTTGCTGATAAGTTTGATCGCAAAAAGATGCTCTTGTTCTTCTATACGGGCTTCATTATCGGCACGTTTTTATGCGGCATCGCTCCTACTTATCACTTTTTGCTCATGGCGCGCGTTTTTACCGGCCTTTTCGGCGGCGTGATCGGATCCATCAGTTTTGCGATTATCACAGATTTATTCCCGATCAATGCGCGCGGGCGTGTAATGGGATTTGTGCAAATGGCTTTTGCAAGCAGCCAGGTTCTGGGCATTCCCATCGGACTTTACCTTGCAAAGGAATTCAGCTGGCATGCCCCGTTCCTGATGATCGTGGGATTAAGCCTTGTTGTAGGTTTCCTTATTGTGACTTACATGAAACCCATTAATGCACATTTGAAAATCCAGACGCAGAGCAATGCATTCCAGCATTTGGGAAAAACATTATCACGTCCCGAATATCTTCAGGGTTTTGCAGCGACCACATTACTAGCCACCGGAGGTTTCATGCTGATGCCGTTCGGGACAGCTTATGGAGTGAACAACCTCGGCATTCAGGAAGCACAACTTCCGACTTTATATATGATCACCGGACTTTGCATGCTGGTCTTCAGTCCATTCATCGGGAAGCTTAGTGATAAGATCGGGAAGTACAAAGTCTTCCTCGCGGGCTCTGCAATCACTTGTGTAATGACCCTCATTTATTGCAACCTCAGTGTGACACCACTTTGGATTATTATCATTTTGAATGTGCTCCTGTTCCTAGGAATAACCGGCCGAATGATCTCCGCATCGGCGCTGATGACCGCAGTTCCCGAGCCTCAGGACCGCGGTGCATTTATGGGAATCAACTCATCCATCCAGCAAATCGCAGGCGGCCTCGCCTCCCTCCTCGCCGGGTTCATCGTCTCAGAAACCAGCACCGGATTTATTGAACATTACCCAACATTAGGCAACGTGGTGGTTGTTGCTGTTGTAGTGACCGCATTATTGATGTATCGGATTCATCGGTATGTTACAGCGAAGGTGCTGGCGAGCTCGGCGCATGATGTTGTGAAGCCTTCTGTTTGA
- a CDS encoding ParA family protein — MKIISIVNNKGGVGKTTSAQSIAAGLSKFANARVLVIDLDAQASLTKSFGIQHAGLKKDSGSFITGEYEFDEIVKRVGDIDVLPGSAELIHREDTIKAAPVFPFNLKIALEKIKDRYDFVIIDCPPALYGNTRLALVSCHQYYVPLQAEFLSYEGLRNFLVYSAEIKKISPNTNLGGVFATRYNPKIRKKISHELINATKEQLGDVFMASYIRDNIALSEAQANGTTIFDYAPNSNGAEDYYKLTREILERINN; from the coding sequence ATGAAAATCATTAGTATTGTCAACAACAAAGGCGGTGTGGGAAAGACCACTTCGGCTCAGAGTATTGCTGCCGGTCTCAGCAAATTTGCCAATGCAAGGGTGCTGGTAATTGATCTGGATGCGCAGGCTAGTCTTACCAAAAGTTTCGGCATTCAGCATGCAGGACTTAAAAAAGACAGTGGCTCGTTCATCACCGGCGAATATGAATTTGATGAGATCGTAAAGCGGGTTGGTGATATTGATGTGTTGCCTGGATCGGCAGAATTGATACACCGCGAAGACACCATTAAGGCGGCTCCCGTATTTCCATTCAACCTGAAAATTGCATTGGAAAAAATCAAGGACCGTTACGATTTCGTGATCATCGACTGCCCGCCTGCGTTGTATGGGAATACGCGGTTGGCCCTGGTTTCGTGCCACCAGTATTATGTCCCGTTGCAGGCTGAGTTTTTGAGTTATGAGGGTCTTCGGAATTTTCTGGTTTATTCTGCGGAGATCAAAAAGATTAGCCCTAACACCAACCTGGGTGGCGTTTTTGCAACAAGATATAACCCGAAAATCAGAAAGAAGATCAGCCATGAACTGATCAACGCGACGAAAGAACAATTGGGTGATGTTTTCATGGCATCTTATATCCGGGACAATATTGCGCTTTCCGAAGCGCAGGCAAACGGAACGACCATATTTGATTACGCACCGAATAGCAATGGTGCCGAAGATTATTACAAACTGACACGAGAAATTTTAGAACGAATTAATAACTGA
- a CDS encoding M64 family metallopeptidase → MARFFTLVLFLISSFACFSQTFEVDTIYKQGSIDNRVNVVILGDGFTQAELPKFTEEARKFADFFLNYAPYNVYRNYFNFFSIATPSRESGVSNPGNAPDAYPDQPGGKKDTYYGTTFGEYIHRLVVVQNYQNLTNVLAFNFPTADLVVMLVNTPFYGGSGGGIAVHTLHSAANTIGVHEIGHTFSFLNDEYWAGPQYGWEAPNMTAITDPATIKWRNWLDETNIGIFPHGEGEAAKWFKPTHANCLMEYLDRPFCAVCKEATAERILQYVSPIDQVFPKPSQGIVLSEQPKTFKLTLVEPEPNSLKVAWTLDGKLIRTGSEISLNVTDMEENSGTLVASVFDSTLLSRRDNRANERTKTVQWTLVKSNAPLVFKVKISHPGICPDAFSLLTASGCAGNVSWSTGEAGLSINVSPKATTDYTVTCKTPGQPDSTLKAKVIVFDQPKATATNTGPYFEKETIELSANGGINYSWQGPENFKSQTQTARIENATVKNSGVYEVRVVDGNGCADTATTEVKVAPILAVENPANALVQVSPNPARGFVKVTTKLAGTSLFTLFDIQGRKVMEKQFEQQTELNLNRTTGLYLYKFSNGGKEVSGKLLIE, encoded by the coding sequence ATGGCCAGATTTTTTACCCTCGTATTATTTTTAATTTCATCTTTTGCCTGCTTCTCTCAAACTTTTGAGGTCGATACTATCTATAAACAGGGCTCCATCGATAACAGGGTTAATGTTGTTATTCTGGGGGACGGTTTTACGCAGGCCGAACTTCCCAAGTTTACGGAAGAGGCCAGGAAATTTGCGGATTTCTTTCTCAACTACGCGCCGTACAATGTTTACCGCAACTATTTCAACTTTTTCTCTATTGCAACACCGTCCAGGGAGAGTGGCGTAAGCAATCCGGGCAATGCACCTGACGCGTATCCCGATCAGCCTGGCGGTAAGAAGGACACTTATTATGGAACGACATTCGGCGAATACATTCATCGCCTCGTTGTTGTCCAAAACTATCAGAATCTCACGAATGTGCTGGCTTTCAACTTTCCGACGGCCGATCTGGTCGTTATGCTGGTTAACACACCCTTCTATGGCGGTTCGGGCGGCGGCATTGCAGTCCATACATTGCATTCTGCTGCGAACACCATTGGCGTTCATGAAATCGGACATACTTTTTCTTTTCTGAATGATGAATACTGGGCTGGGCCGCAATATGGCTGGGAGGCGCCTAATATGACAGCCATTACCGATCCGGCAACAATAAAATGGAGGAACTGGCTGGATGAAACGAACATTGGTATATTCCCACACGGCGAAGGTGAGGCCGCTAAATGGTTTAAGCCAACGCACGCCAACTGCCTGATGGAATATCTCGACCGACCATTTTGTGCAGTTTGTAAGGAGGCCACAGCTGAGCGGATTTTGCAATATGTAAGTCCGATTGACCAGGTTTTCCCTAAGCCATCGCAGGGAATCGTGCTTTCGGAACAACCCAAAACATTTAAATTAACCCTGGTCGAGCCCGAGCCCAACAGCTTGAAAGTAGCATGGACCCTGGACGGAAAGTTGATCAGGACCGGAAGCGAAATAAGCTTAAATGTGACTGATATGGAGGAAAATTCGGGCACTTTAGTTGCCTCGGTATTTGACTCAACATTGCTAAGCAGACGGGATAACAGGGCGAATGAGCGTACTAAAACGGTTCAATGGACTTTGGTTAAAAGCAATGCGCCGCTTGTCTTTAAGGTAAAAATTTCTCATCCGGGCATTTGTCCGGATGCGTTTAGCCTGCTCACGGCATCGGGCTGTGCCGGAAATGTTTCCTGGTCCACGGGTGAAGCTGGCTTGTCCATTAATGTAAGCCCAAAGGCAACAACCGACTACACTGTAACATGCAAAACGCCCGGCCAGCCTGATTCAACATTAAAAGCAAAAGTCATCGTCTTTGATCAGCCAAAAGCCACTGCAACCAATACAGGCCCTTACTTTGAAAAAGAGACCATTGAACTTTCGGCCAACGGAGGCATCAATTATTCCTGGCAAGGACCGGAAAATTTCAAATCCCAAACCCAGACGGCACGGATCGAAAATGCAACTGTCAAAAATTCCGGCGTTTATGAAGTTCGGGTGGTAGACGGAAATGGCTGTGCAGACACCGCGACAACGGAAGTAAAAGTGGCGCCGATATTAGCTGTTGAAAATCCAGCCAATGCACTTGTACAGGTTTCACCTAATCCGGCAAGAGGTTTTGTGAAAGTCACTACGAAGCTGGCAGGAACGTCCCTGTTCACGCTGTTCGACATTCAGGGTAGAAAAGTAATGGAAAAGCAGTTCGAGCAGCAAACAGAACTGAATCTGAATAGAACGACGGGATTGTATTTATACAAATTCAGCAATGGTGGAAAAGAGGTTTCCGGGAAGCTGCTGATTGAATAA
- a CDS encoding DUF1501 domain-containing protein produces the protein MEDHHKEPFRINSPEFDILNKKLERRNFLVKTSLGLGALAMGSLFGSQKLFGSNAAATTEGAAALEEKVLKALPHIAPKAKRVVYLFMAGGPSQFETFDYKPKLVNMAGQNLPDSVRKGQRLTGMSANQSSLPVVPSVYGFNQHGKSGTWVSELMPHTAKVVDELCMIKSVYSEAINHDPAITFFQTGNQLPGRPSIGSWVSYGLGTDNQNLPSFIVLVSKNGAKDQPLYARLWGNGFLPSKHQGVQFRSGKDPVLFLNNPEGYDGADRKEMLDYLAKLNQLQNEPYGDPEVDARIAQYEMAFRMQTSVPEVMDTAGEPDEVFDLYGPDSRDAGTYAANCILARKLLEKDVKFVQLYHQGWDNHGGLPKSIAEQCKNTDQATAALIMDLKRRGLLDDTLVVWGGEFGRTVYSQGKLTADDYGRDHHPRCFTMWMAGAGVKPGISFGETDDFSYNIVKDPVHVHDFQATLMHLMGVDHEQLTYKFQGRRFRLTDVHGHVVKSILT, from the coding sequence ATGGAAGACCATCATAAAGAACCGTTCAGGATCAATAGCCCTGAATTTGATATACTAAATAAAAAGCTGGAAAGGCGGAATTTCCTGGTTAAAACCTCGCTGGGACTGGGCGCGCTGGCGATGGGATCGCTATTTGGTTCGCAAAAGCTCTTTGGTTCCAATGCGGCCGCCACCACCGAAGGGGCGGCCGCATTGGAAGAAAAAGTCCTGAAAGCGCTGCCACACATTGCACCGAAGGCAAAACGGGTGGTTTACCTGTTCATGGCGGGCGGCCCTTCACAGTTTGAAACATTCGATTACAAACCAAAACTGGTTAATATGGCTGGCCAGAACTTGCCGGATTCAGTCAGGAAAGGGCAGAGGCTTACGGGCATGAGCGCGAACCAGAGTTCTCTGCCGGTGGTCCCGTCGGTTTATGGATTTAACCAGCATGGTAAAAGCGGCACTTGGGTGAGTGAGTTGATGCCGCATACTGCTAAGGTTGTGGATGAGTTGTGTATGATCAAATCCGTTTATTCCGAGGCCATTAACCACGATCCGGCGATCACTTTTTTCCAAACTGGCAATCAGCTCCCGGGCAGGCCGTCTATCGGTTCGTGGGTTAGTTATGGGTTAGGGACGGATAATCAGAATCTGCCATCATTCATTGTTTTGGTTTCTAAAAATGGTGCAAAAGATCAGCCTTTGTACGCCAGGCTCTGGGGAAACGGCTTTTTGCCTTCCAAACACCAGGGCGTTCAGTTCAGGTCGGGGAAAGATCCGGTGCTTTTCCTGAATAATCCCGAAGGCTATGACGGCGCCGACCGGAAGGAAATGCTGGATTATCTGGCAAAGCTGAATCAACTCCAAAATGAGCCCTACGGCGATCCCGAAGTGGACGCGCGCATTGCGCAGTATGAAATGGCTTTCCGGATGCAGACATCCGTGCCGGAAGTGATGGATACCGCCGGTGAACCGGATGAAGTTTTCGATTTGTATGGGCCGGACAGCCGTGATGCAGGGACTTATGCAGCCAATTGCATTCTCGCCCGCAAGCTTTTGGAAAAGGATGTCAAGTTTGTGCAGCTCTACCATCAAGGCTGGGACAACCACGGCGGACTGCCCAAAAGCATCGCCGAACAATGTAAAAACACAGATCAGGCGACGGCTGCATTGATCATGGATCTGAAACGCAGGGGTCTGCTGGACGATACATTGGTTGTTTGGGGTGGAGAATTCGGGCGCACCGTTTATTCACAAGGCAAGCTTACCGCCGATGATTACGGCCGCGACCATCACCCACGCTGCTTTACTATGTGGATGGCCGGGGCGGGAGTGAAGCCGGGAATCAGTTTCGGTGAGACGGACGATTTTAGCTATAATATTGTAAAAGATCCTGTCCATGTGCATGATTTTCAGGCAACATTAATGCACTTGATGGGCGTTGACCATGAGCAGTTGACTTATAAATTTCAAGGTAGGAGGTTCCGGCTCACGGATGTGCATGGCCATGTGGTAAAAAGTATCCTTACTTAG